The sequence GTGCTCAATGAGCTCCTTACCAATTCAATCAAGTATGCCTTTCCACCCGATGTGGGCCGGGAAGGGAACATCAGCATTTCAATTCGAGAAAACGGGGAGACCCTGGAGGCGGTCGTGTCGGATAACGGGATAGGCGTCGGTGAACGGAGGGATGACATGCTTTCCGGAACCTTCGGGCTCACCATGGCCGCCATGATAATAGAAAAACAGCTCAAGGGGACCATGAGCATGTCCAATTCCCAGGGGACTACCTTCATCATAAGGATACCCATTGACGCCAATGCCGACAGCTTCAGAATGCGGAAACTAAGGAGTGCGAGAAGGGATGAAAACTTTGAGACTGCTGATCGTTGAAGATGAGATGATAATCGCCAGCATGCTGGCGGAAATTCTGACCGGCAGGGGACACGAGGTTATCGGCATTGCCGGCACGGGTGACGAAGCCATCGCGCTTATTGAAGCGCTGGGGCCCGATCTGGTCTTCATGGATATCAAGCTCAAGGGCAAAAAAGACGGCATTGAAACCGCGGAGGAGATTTACCTGCGGTATCGGGTGCCGGTAATATACATGACGGCGCACAGTGATAACGAGACGGTGCGGCGCGCGGAGACCACCGTTTCGTACGGCTATGTCATGAAGCCGTTCAGGGAAAACGAGATATTTACTTCTCTTGATGAAGCCCTGGTCAGGATAAAGTCCGAGCGGAAAAATCAGAAGGATTTTTTCGGAAAATAGGGTGGCACCGCGCCCGTTACGGCGGTGAGGGGAAGCAGGGGTGATGGGAATGGGACATTGCTTCCCGTGACTTTCGTCGATGGTTTTTTATTTTGTTAATGATGGAGGTGAGCCATGAAATGGTTCAACAATCTCAGGGTGGGTATAAAGGTCCTTTCCGCATGCATGGTGTTTCTTTTCCTCCTGGTGGTGATGGCGGTATTCGGCATTATTACCATTAATAGCAGCCAGAATGATTTTGACAATTTTTACGAAAACAAGTTTAAGGCGGTCGTTCAGCTCAATGATATCATGAAGCACATGCTTCAGATACGGATCAACATGGCCGTCGAGGAACAGGCGGCCAAGAACGGGGATATCAAGGAAGCCCTGAAAAGGCACGAGGATTCGAAAAAGCGCGCCAAGGAGTATCTCGGCATATGGGGAAATTACAAATCCTCAAAGCTGACCCCCGAGGAGACCAAGCTGGCCGAGGGATGGGTGAAGATGGGAGAGGGCTGCAGGGACGCCAGGGAGCGCTTTGCCAGGGCCATTGAGGCGAGAAATTTCCGAGAGACCGAGGCGGCGCTGAATGATTGGGTCGAAGGATACAGGCTGCTGCGCGACCAGACCGATAAGCTGATCCAATTGCAGAAGAGCGTGGGCGCCCAAATAAGCAGGGACCAGAAGGCCTCGTCGTTCAACATGAGGGTGCTGACCATATTGATCCTCGGTTTTGCCATAGCCATGGGGATCATGATCACAATGGTGCTGGCCCGTTCGGTGTCCCGGCCCGTAGTAAAGGGGCTGGAATTCTCCCGCAGACTCGCTGACGGCGACCTGACCGCCCGCATCGATATGAATCAGAAGGACGAGCTGGGGCAGCTTGCCGACGCCCTCAATACGGCGGCGGGAAGCCTGGACGGCCTCATCTCAAGCGTGACGATCGCTTCGCAGAACCTCTCCCAGGCCGTGGACCAGATCTCCAGCGGGAACCAGAACCTGTCGCAGCGCACCAGCCAGCAGGCCTCTTCCCTGGAGGAGATCGCGTCCACCATCGAGGAGGCTTCCGCCACGATCAACCAGAACGCGGAAAACTCGATCAAGGCCCAGGACCTCACCGAGGCGGGCTCAGCCAAGTCCATAGAGGGGAACAAGATCGCCCTGGAAGCCGTCGCCTCCATCGTCGATATGAATGAATCGAGCAAAAAGGTGGCCGACATCATCGCGGTGATCAATGAGATAGCCTTCCAGACCAACCTGCTCGCGCTTAACGCCGTGGTCGAGGCGGCCCGGGCCGGCGAGCAGGGCCGGGGCTTCGCGGTGGTCGCCGGCGAGGTGCGGAACCTGGCCCAGCGGTCGGGGAACGCCGCAAAGGAGATCGAGGCCCTCATCAAGGACACGGTGAGCAAGGTCTCGAAGAGCACCGATCTGGTGAACCGCACCGGCGAGTCCCTCAATGAAATAGCGGAAGCGTCGAAGACCACGGCCAGGATCATCACGGAGATCGCGGCGGCGAGCCAGGAGCAGAAGCAGGGCATGAACCAGATCAACACCGCCATTTCGGAGATGGACTCCATGACCCAGCAGAACGCGTCCCTGGTGGAGGAAACCGCTTCCGCCAGCGAGGAAATGGCGAACCAGGCCCTGGAGCTCTTGAGCATGGTGGAGAAGTTCAAGATCACCGGCGGCACGGTTGCCGACACCCGGCGTCACCGCGAGATCCATGTGAAGGCGGCCCATGCCCAAGAGAAAGCCCTGCCCGAGCCGCAGGCGCAGCGGATCAAGGACGACGGCAATGGAAGAAAGAAAGAGGCCGCCGCTCCTCGCGCGCCGCTGTTGCCGCACGACGCCAAGGAAGACAACCTCAAGGACCAGATGAAGATGGACGGGTTCGAGGAGTTCTGACAGGGTCCCGCCAAGGGGCGGCGGACGCCCCTTAGCGCGGGAAGGCGGTCCAT comes from Spirochaetota bacterium and encodes:
- a CDS encoding response regulator gives rise to the protein MKTLRLLIVEDEMIIASMLAEILTGRGHEVIGIAGTGDEAIALIEALGPDLVFMDIKLKGKKDGIETAEEIYLRYRVPVIYMTAHSDNETVRRAETTVSYGYVMKPFRENEIFTSLDEALVRIKSERKNQKDFFGK
- a CDS encoding Tar ligand binding domain-containing protein, with amino-acid sequence MKWFNNLRVGIKVLSACMVFLFLLVVMAVFGIITINSSQNDFDNFYENKFKAVVQLNDIMKHMLQIRINMAVEEQAAKNGDIKEALKRHEDSKKRAKEYLGIWGNYKSSKLTPEETKLAEGWVKMGEGCRDARERFARAIEARNFRETEAALNDWVEGYRLLRDQTDKLIQLQKSVGAQISRDQKASSFNMRVLTILILGFAIAMGIMITMVLARSVSRPVVKGLEFSRRLADGDLTARIDMNQKDELGQLADALNTAAGSLDGLISSVTIASQNLSQAVDQISSGNQNLSQRTSQQASSLEEIASTIEEASATINQNAENSIKAQDLTEAGSAKSIEGNKIALEAVASIVDMNESSKKVADIIAVINEIAFQTNLLALNAVVEAARAGEQGRGFAVVAGEVRNLAQRSGNAAKEIEALIKDTVSKVSKSTDLVNRTGESLNEIAEASKTTARIITEIAAASQEQKQGMNQINTAISEMDSMTQQNASLVEETASASEEMANQALELLSMVEKFKITGGTVADTRRHREIHVKAAHAQEKALPEPQAQRIKDDGNGRKKEAAAPRAPLLPHDAKEDNLKDQMKMDGFEEF